AACTCATTAAAAATTCTTTACATTTGTTGTGCACAGTGCACTCCAATGTAGCAATATCCCTGCAGCAAACTGAAAAATTACAAATGGAATGCATCCGTTGGATGATTTTTTGAACTCATTTCTTCATACAACAACCTTAGGGATGCTTTTAAGGAATTGAGCTATCATTAGTTTGGCTATATAGAATAAAAAACCATGAATATGTACTCTGTAATTTGatatatgagtaatattatatacagttttaATATGTGTAAGTTCAgtacactcattttaaaaaaaataaatagtatattattaaaaaaataaattttcatgtaaactttaaacttatctattttacaaaaaaaaaatacgtaaaatttatacatataaataatatttctataaagATAGAATCAACTACAGTATATGGATGCTAACCAGGCAGACCTTATTTTTACAAGTCAatgcaaaattaaaagaaaaaacaagaagaacTTGACTCGGACAACATGATTGCCCAGCAAACACGCCGACTCGAATCAAAACCCAAATTTCAATATCACCCCTTCTAGAgaatagaaaagagagagaaattataGGAAACTATCCTTGGGAGGCCAGGGGTGTTTCCCTACTTATTGGTTCCCCACGTTCCATTATTTACCTCTCTTTCCTCTCCCAAAAGTCCGGCAAAAACCCAACGTCTCAAGGTCCCTGCCACCCTCTCATGGAAGACTACAACGGATCGAGGCGATATGGGGAAGGGACGATACAGATGCAGAGCTATTACGGACCACCACCATCCAGACAACCCACTTCCTATGATCTCAGGTGCTACAGCTCCTCCTATGCAGAGACCCAGATGGGCAACAACAGAGACTTAAAGCTCAAGAAGGCAAAGAGCACTGCTGGGTCCTTTTCAAAGTCTTGGACTTTTGGTGACCGTGAGTtccagaggaagaagaggattgCTGGCTATAAGATGTATTCTGTGGAGGGAAAAATGAAGGGATCCTTGAGGAGGAGCTTCAGGTGGCTTAAACATAAGTACACCGAGGTGCTCTATGGCTGGTAGTGATTTTGCGGGCATGGaagttttcttctttcttaCTGTATGTTAAAAGTTGTGTTTGGCATTCTCAAATTCAGTGTCATCAACAGAATTTCTGAATTTGTTGCTTGTGATGACAAAGTCATTATTTGCGTTGTTCAATGGACTATAATAGTATAGACCATAATTTGCTCCTGGGGATCTTCTCTCCGGCTTTAAATTTgtttgttagtcttttataGTTGTTGATGCTGGTTTGATCAAAAGCTATTTATGTCCTTTGAGATTGGTGAGCAACCTTTGCGACTGTTAGTTCTTCAATTTTTGTCACTTATACAAGATATAATGCCGGTTTGTTTTCTTTCTGAAGAAAGAGGTTGCGTTCGTATCTTGTTGATTAAAAAAACCTACTTTCAACGGGACTCTCACATTTGATGCGTTGGGTTCGGCGAAGAGGATTAGTATGTAGGATGGCTTTGTTGCAGGCATTGCATAGCATTAAGAGCATGAAATCTCCTCTGTtctgtgttttttgtttttgtttgagcATAAGAAAAACACCCCTTTCCCTATACCCTCAAAGTTCTAAATGTCTAACGTGATCACTCCTCCTTTGGTATTACTCTAGGTAGCAAATATATGTAGACCAAACTGGTTATTACATCTGTAGTATCTCTTTAATGAATGTTTTAGGTCCATTCCCTGGTTGACTCACTATGATTAGTAGTCAAGGTTATCAATGTTGAGTTTTCCTCCATCGCCACGTCTTATTTACTGATAGAATGATGCGCTCTGATTTTCGCACTTCTTAAAGGATTATGTTTAACTTTTTTCATGGTGCTGACAATCAAATAGAACCAATAGTGAGAAATGGAAGGAGTAGAGGGGAGAATGAGGACTGGCTTATAACGGGCTGAAACTGTTCCTAACAGCAGTTGCTGGGTATTCTCAATTATGGCATTCATTGTTTATGACTAACTAATGGTGTGCTTTCTCTACTCAAGTATACATGGACCCATATACGTTGTTCTGTCTCCTGCTCTGTCATCCACTAGAGAACCCCTTTTCAGCAAAAGCATGTTCCAGCATACTGGTAAAGCTTTCTAACTAAAGAATTTTATCACGCCCAGGCCATCCAACCATTTAAGCCAGCCATTTATAGTGTCATAGAATTCATTAGCACGTTCTGATTGAAGATTTTAGTGGAAGCAGCGACATGCTAGGAGAGCTAGCATGAGTCTTTGTTAGTCATTAGTTGTTGTAACTTCTGGAGGCTCTCTGTATCATCACCCTTCACTAGAAACCGCCTTTTCCTTCCATGAGCTTTTCTCTTTTAATCCAGCTGTGCATTCTATGTGGTACTTACCTCAAATTTCTTCATGCTATTTGCTCCCCTGAACTTCTCTCTCATTCTATTAAGAGTAACAATAAACAATGTATAGAATCTGAGGTTCTAGTGTAGTAACATTTTTGAGTTTGAGAATCTTGAGAACTTTATCTCTCTCCTCAAGTTTTGTGTTTGACTTTTTTATTTCTGAGTTTGAGCACCACTAGCCCAACTGGCAAGGGCGAACTTGTGTTCATGACCTCCATGTCACTGGTTCGATTCCTCTTGGAATCAAACTACGACTTAAGTGGGAGGTCATCGTGGTGGGTTGCTGTGCTAGTTTTCTCGAGAATTTAGGTTCTATGGTGAGTCTTAACAACTCTATTTTATGTGTAATGTTTTGTATCAACTCGCATCATTCATGTTAAAATCAAGTTAGCTGCCACATTCATGTTAAAATCAAGCTATGGTATTTGGAAGGGTTAATATTGGTTTGGCTCAAATTAGAGCCCAAGCCCAAGGTCCATCACCCTAAAGGATAACTACTCAACGGAG
This is a stretch of genomic DNA from Carya illinoinensis cultivar Pawnee chromosome 15, C.illinoinensisPawnee_v1, whole genome shotgun sequence. It encodes these proteins:
- the LOC122296261 gene encoding uncharacterized protein LOC122296261, whose translation is MEDYNGSRRYGEGTIQMQSYYGPPPSRQPTSYDLRCYSSSYAETQMGNNRDLKLKKAKSTAGSFSKSWTFGDREFQRKKRIAGYKMYSVEGKMKGSLRRSFRWLKHKYTEVLYGW